The following coding sequences are from one Ochotona princeps isolate mOchPri1 chromosome 8, mOchPri1.hap1, whole genome shotgun sequence window:
- the IL1RL1 gene encoding interleukin-1 receptor-like 1 encodes MPLWILAVLTIPAYLTSASSSKPFWGLENEALVVNCPLSEEYRHQVDWYHSVTNQKISTEKGSRVFSSRYLKFLPAQISDSGIYTCVIRSPTFNGTNYVNVTIYKRQPDCRIPDDFMYSTVSVSEKSPRISCPRSDFYNWTAPLEWFKNCKALTGPKYNVYSTYLLIENLTSDDAGDYTCKLLHNENGAKYIVTATRSLYVKGIQGFPVFPVIRAPPNNETKEVELGETATLTCHACFGKGIQKDTMVQWHINGSEVENFNEERIQEVERSNESNEMACLSVVLRITDVKETDLSLNFECIALNRAGIRTHTTRLRRKKPTDHQSTYYLVAGCSTLLMLITFSVVMLKVFWIEVILLWRDTFRPYKTRNDGKLYDAYIIYPRNYQCWSEEASSMETFVHQIMPDILENKCGYNLCIYGRDLLPGEDAATAVESSIQKSRRHIFILTPLIVHSKEFAYEQEIALHSTLIQNDSKAILIEMQALGESDIQQTVELQDSLKHLMKVQGTIKWKEEHAAKKQPLKSKFWKHVRYQMPVPSKLPS; translated from the exons ATGCCGCTGTGGATCTTGGCAGTTCTGACTATTCCTGCGTATTTGACATCAGCTTCAAGCA gtaaACCATTCTGGGGTCTGGAAAATGAGGCTTTAGTTGTGAACTGTCCATTATCTGAGGAATATCGTCACCAAGTGGATTGGTATCACTCAGTAACTAACCAAAAAATTTCTACTGAGAAAGGAAGTCGTGTATTTTCCTCAAGATATCTTAAGTTTCTGCCTGCCCAAATCAGCGATTCTGGAATTTATACTTGTGTTATCCGAAG ccCCACTTTCAATGGTACGAACTATGTTAATGTCACCATATATAAAAGACAACCAGATTGCAGAATTCCAGATGACTTTATGTATTCAACAGTAAGTGTATCAGAAAAAAGTCCCCGAATAAGTTGTCCTAGATCTGATTTCTACAATTGGACAGCACCTCTTGAGTGGTTTAAG aattgtaAAGCCCTGACTGGACCAAAATACAATGTGTACAGCACATATTTGCTCATTGAAAATTTGACAAGTGACGATGCTGGGGATTACACATGTAAACTTTTGCACAATGAAAATGGAGCCAAATATATTGTGACAGCCACCAGGTCGCTCTATGTGAAGG gaattcAAGGCTTTCCTGTGTTTCCAGTGATTAGAGCTCCTCCAAACAACGAAACGAAAGAAGTTGAACTAg gAGAAACAGCAACCTTAACTTGCCACGCTTGTTTTGGGAAAGGCATTCAGAAGGATACTATGGTCCAGTGGCACATTaatggatctgaagtggaaaatTTTAATGAAGAAAGAATCCAAGAGGTGGAAAGATCAAATGAAAG CAATGAAATGGCCTGTCTCAGTGTGGTCTTAAGAATAACTGATGTCAAGGAGACAGATTTATCACTGAATTTTGAATGTATTGCCCTGAATCGTGCTGGTATAAGAACTCACACCACAAGATTAAGAAGGAAAAAGCCAA CTGATCATCAGAGCACCTACTATCTAGTTGCGGGGTGTAGTACATTGTTAATGCTAATAACTTTCTCGGTGGTTATGCTAAAAGTATTCTGGATTGAGGTGATTCTTCTTTGGAGAGATACATTTAGACCATACAAAACTAGGAATG atggAAAGCTCTATGATGCTTACATTATATATCCACGTAACTACCAGTGTTGGTCAGAGGAGGCCAGCTCTATGGAAACTTTTGTTCATCAGATCATGCCTGACATTCTTGAGAATAAATGCGGATATAACTTATGCATTTATGGGAGAGATCTGCTACCTGGAGAAG ATGCAGCCACAGCAGTGGAATCCAGCATACAAAAGAGCAGGCGGCACATTTTCATCCTGACTCCTCTCATCGTGCACAGTAAAGAGTTTGCCTACGAGCAGGAGATCGCCCTGCACAGCACCCTCATCCAGAATGACTCCAAGGCGATTCTTATTGAAATGCAGGCTCTGGGTGAGTCAGACATACAGCAGACTGTGGAACTGCAGGACTCCCTCAAGCACCTGATGAAAGTGCAGGGAACCATCAAGTGGAAGGAGGAGCATGCTGCTAAGAAACAACCTCTCAAGTCCAAATTTTGGAAGCATGTCCGGTACCAAATGCCTGTGCCAAGCAAATTGCCCAGTTAG